Part of the Sphingobium lignivorans genome is shown below.
GCAGCGACGCCCGCTTCGTCCGCGGGGAAGCGGTGAGCGTCTGGCTGCCGCAATGCGGGCTTGTCCAGGCGCGCGTGATGTGGGGATTGCGCGGCTGCTTCGGCGCCCAGTTCATGGTGCCGATCGATCCGCGGACCTATCCCGACATACTGGCGGCGCTGCGCGCGCCTGCGGACAAGGCGCAAGGCGCGCTCCCGGGCTGATCGATTTCTGGGCCGGCACGACTGCCTGCAATGCCGGTCCAGCACGGCGCTGCTGTCTGGAAGTTTACGAAGATGACGACCCGTCCGTCTCATCTTCCGCTCTCCGCGCGCTTTGCGGTGGACCGACGCGGCGGACGCCGGCGCCTGCTCCGGCAGGGCTGGACGGTCTCGCCGGATGATGGAAGGTCTCCAATGAACAAGAGCTGCGCATTGCCCTGTCTCCTTCGATGCGAAGAGGCGTTCGGCAGGGCTGCCACGGCGGAGGGATGTAGGACAGGGAAAAACGAGGCTGATGGGGGGACCACCTCACGGCATACTCGTCCCAGATGGCCCCCTCCCTCCTGCGCAAGCGGGGAGCCCCCTGGGGGGGCGATGGCGTTGCCCCCTCTCCCAACCCTCTCCCTGAAGGGGAGAGCGCTCTAATCCCTCCGTTGAGTCAGCCGCTCGAGAGGAGTGCGATGGCCGCGTCGCGCTCGAAAAGGTAAAGGCAGGTGCGCGCAGCCTGCCCGCGCTCGGAATCGAGGCCTCCGTCCCGGTCCATCAGCAGCCGCGCGTCGTCATGGGCAGCCGGCAGCAAAGCCTGGATCTGCTCGGGCGTAGCGAGACGGAAGCGCTGCTCGCCGGACTGGCGCGTGCCGAGCAGCTCACCCGCGCCGCGCAGGCGCAAGTCCTCCTCCGCGATGCGAAAGCCATCGCCGGTCTCGCGCATGAGCGACAGGCGCGCGCGCGCGGTCTCCGAGAGGGTCTGGCCATGCAACAGCATGCAGAAGCTGCGCTGATCGCCCCGGCCCACGCGCCCGCGAAGCTGGTGAAGCTGCGCGAGGCCGAAGCGCTCGGCGGCCTCGATGACCATCAAGGTGGCATTGGGCACGTCGACCCCGACCTCGATCACCGTGGTCGCGACGAGAAGGCTCAGCCTGCCCGACGCGAATGCCTCCATGACGGCATCCTTCTCCGCGCCCGGCATGCGGCCATGGACGACGCCGACCTTGTCCGCCCCGAACCGGGCCCTGAGCCCTGCCGCGCGCACCTCGGCCGCGGCTTCGTCACCATCCTCGCTCTGCTCGACCAGCGGGCAGACCCAATAAGCCTGCCGCCCGGCATCGACATGCCGCCCGACCGCGGCGACGACCTCGTCGATGCGCGCATCCGAAATGACCCGCGTGTCGATCTGCTGCCGGCCCGGCGGCATCTCGTCCAGCCGCGAGACGTCCATGTCGCCATATTGCGTGAGAGTGAGCGTGCGGGGAATGGGCGTGGCAGTCATCACGAGGAGATGCGGCGTGCGCTCCGCCTTGGCAGTGAGCATGAGGCGCTGGGAGACGCCGAAGCGATGCTGCTCGTCAATGACGGTGAGAACGAGATTGCGATAGCTCACCGCCTCCTGGAAGATGGCGTGCGTGCCGACGAGGATATGGATGCTGCCATCCGCCAGCCCCATCAGCGTCGATTCGCGGGCCTTGCCCTTGTCCCGCCCGGTGAGCAGCGCGACATTCACCGGCAGGCCGGCGAGCATGGATTGGAGGCTCGCAAAATGCTGGCGCGCGAGAATCTCCGTCGGCGCGAGGAAAGCCGCCTGCCCGGACGCCTCCACCGCGTTCAGAAGGGCCATGAGCGCGACAAGCGTCTTGCCCGACCCCACATCGCCCTGCAGCAGCCGCAGCATCGGGACGGGCTGGGCCATGTCCCCCTCGATCTCCGCGAAGGCGCGCCGCTGCGCGCCGGTGGGCGAGAAGGGCAGCGCCAGCTTGTCCCGCAGGCGGCGGTCCCCGGCAACGGGCACGCCGCGCCGCCGCCGCGTCGAGGCCCGCAGCAGCATCAGGGCGAGCTGGCTGGCGAAGATCTCGTCATAGGCAAGGCGCGTGCGCGCAGCCTGCGCGGCAGGATCATGATGCGCCGCCGCCAGCGCCTCATGCCAGGCGGGCCATTGCTTGCGGGCGCGCAGCCCCGGCTCGATCCATTCCGGAAGTTGCGGCGCGCGGGCGAGCGCCTGCACCACCAGCTCGCGCATCCGCCCGTTGGTGATGCCTTCGGACAGGCCGTAGACCGGCTCGCGATCAGCAATGCCGGCGGCTTCCTCAGGCGGCACGACATGATCGGGATGGACGATCTGCAGCTCGTCGCCGAACCGGTCCAGCCGGCCGGAGACGAAGCGCGGCTCGCCGAGCGGAAAGAGCTTGCGCGGCCAGCCGGAATTCTTCCCGAAATAGACGATGCTCACGACATCGCCCGCCGCATCGACCGCGCGGATGCGGAACGGGGCACGCGCCGAGCCCGATGCGCGATAATCCTGGGCCGTGAGCACGACGCCCACCATGCGGCCGGTCTCCGCATCGGCGAGGCGATGGACGCGCTGCCGCTCGATCCAGCTCACGGGCAGATGGAAAGCGAGATCCACCGCGCGCGTGAGGCCCAGGCGCTCCAGCGGCCGGGCGAGCACATGGCCCACGCCCTTGAGCGCAGTGCTTTCCGTGAACAGCGGATTGAGAATATCAGGTCGCATGACTATGTGCGCCCTAGTCCAAGCCGACGGGACAGGAAAGCGCCCGCCGGCCTGCGAGCGTTGCGGCCGGAAGGGCGGCGGGCGGTAAGGGAGCCGTAAATGACTGACGAGAGCCGCCTGCGCAGGATGAAGTTTCGCGCATGGCACCGGGGCACCAAGGAAGCCGACCTGATGATCGGCGGGTTCTTCGACACCCATGCCGCCGGCTGGAACAGCGACCAGATCGACTGGTTCGAGCAGATCCTCGAGGAAGATGACGTGGACATCATGGCCTGGGCGCTGGGAACCCTGCCCTGCCCTCCCGAGTTCGAGGGGTCGATGATGCAGGCCATGCGGGCACTCGACTATATCCCCATCGCAAAGTGACGACCACGCCGCTGCCCGGACCATCGCTGCGACCGCCCCCGGGCAGAGGCGCGCGCGCGTGCCCGGCCGGCGGACGGGAGCGCCACTCTCACCCGTCCCCGCAGGGGCTTCAAGACCTGACATATGACTGACATCCAACGCATCCTTTCCGCCCGGGCGCCGCTCACCCTGTCCGGCGTCCCCAACGGCTTCCTCCCGGTGCTGCTCGCCGACCTCGCACGCGCGGCGAAGGGGCGGCTGTGCTTCATCGCGCCCGACGCGCAGGCGATGGACGCCATCGAGCAAAGCGTGGGCTATTTCGCGCCGGAAATGGCCGTGGTGCGCATCCCGGCATGGGATTGCCTGCCTTATGACCGCGCCTCCCCCTCGCTGCGCGCCGCATCGGAAAGGCTGGCGGGACTGCAGGCACTCCAGGCGCCGCTGAAAGGCCCCCAGCTCGTCCTCACCACGCTCAGCGCCGTCACCCAGAAGACGCTGACGCCGTTCCGCATCCGCCAGATGGTGGCGCGGCTGGCCCCGGGCGAGCGCATCGCCATCGACCGGCTGGTCGCGCTGCTCCAGTCCAATGGTTATGTCCGCACCGACACCGTCCACGACGCGGGCGAATATGCGGTGCGCGGCGGCATCGTCGATCTCTTCCCCTCCGGCGAACCCGGCCCGCTGCGGCTCGACTTCTTCGGCGACGAGATCGAGACGCTGCGTCGTTTCGATCCTTCCACCCAGCGGACGATCGGCGCGGTGCCCGGCTTCATGCTGCTGCCCGCCTCCGAAGCGCTGCTGGACGAGGAGAGCATCAAGCGCTTCCGCAGCCGCTACCGCGAGATGTTCGGCGCCACGGCGACGGGCGATCCGCTCTATCAGGCCGTGAGCGACGGCCGCCGGCTCGCGGGCATGGAGCACTGGCTGCCGCTGTTCGAGGAACGGCTGGTGCCGCTCTTCGAGCATCTTGCGGACGACACGCTCTGGCTACGGGACGGCGGCGTCGCCAGCGCGGCCGACTCGCGGTTCGAGGCGATCCGCGATTATCATGCCAATCGGGTGAACGCCGCCGGGGCGTCGCCGGGCAGCTACCGGCCGCTCCCGCCCGAGCATCTCTATCTGGCCGGCGAGCAATGGGCAGACGCCATCGCCGCGCTGCCGATCCACGCCACCTCGTCCTTCCACGAACCGGAAAGCGCCAGCGTCCTCGACTTCGCGGTGGACAGCGCGCGGGATTTCGCGCCCGAGCGCGCGCAGAACGCGAATGTCTACGAGGCCGTCGGGCGGCATCTCGAACAGGCGGGGCGCAAAGGGCGCAAGCGCATCATCGCCAGCTATTCGGCCGGCGCGCGCGAGCGGCTGACGGGCCTGCTCGCCGACCATGGCGTCAAGCGGCTGACGATAGTCGACAGCTGGCAGGAAGCGCAGGGCACGGCCGCCGGCGGCGCGGTGGCGCTCGCCGTGCTGCCGCTCGACCACGGCTTCGCTACCGCCGAGCTGGAAGTGCTGACCGAGCAGGACATGCTGGGCGACCGGCTGGTGCGCAGGACGAAGCGCCGCAAGAGTGCCGATGCCTTCCTTGCCGAGCTGGCGACGCTCTCGCCGGGCGATCTCGTGGTCCATGCCGACCATGGCATCGGGCGCTATGAGGGCCTGACCAGCATCCCGGTCGGCAAGGAACCGCACGACTGCGTCGAGCTCCATTATGCGGGCGGTGACAAGCTGTACGTGCCGGTCGAGAATCTGGACGTGCTCTCCCGCTACGGATCGGGCGAGGAAGGCGTCTCGCTCGACAAGCTCGGCGGCGAGGCATGGCAGCGGCGCAAGGCGCGGATGAAGGAGCGCATCCGCGAGATCGCGGGTGAATTGCTGGCCACCGCCGCCCAGCGCGCATTGCGGCCCGCGCCCGTGTTCGAGCGGGAAAGCGCGGGCTACCCGGCCTTCGTCGATCGCTTCCCCTATGAGGAGACCGAGGACCAGGACCGGGCGATCGCCGACGTGCTGGAGGATCTGGCGGCGGGCAGGCCGATGGACCGGCTGGTGTGCGGCGATGTCGGCTTCGGCAAGACGGAAGTGGCGTTGCGCGCCGCGTTCGTGACGGCGATGGCGGGAGCGCAGGTCGCGCTCATCTGCCCCACGACACTGCTGGCGCGGCAGCACCATCTCAACTTCGAGGAGCGCTTCCGGGGCTTCCCGCTGAAGATCGGCCGCCTCTCGCGGCTCGTGGGCACCAACGAGACAAAGGCGACCAAGGAAGGCCTCGCCGACGGATCGATCGACATCGTGATCGGCACCCATGCGCTGCTGGCCAAGGGGCTGACCTTCAAACGGCTCGGACTGGTCATCGTGGACGAGGAACAGCGCTTCGGCGTCACCCACAAGGAGCGGCTCAAGCAGCTCAAGGCCGACGTCCATGTGCTGACCCTGACGGCCACGCCGATCCCGCGCACGCTGCAGATGGCGATGAGCGGCCTGCGCGAGCTGAGCGTGATCCAGACGCCGCCGGTCGACCGGCTCGCGGTGCGCACCTACGTCATGCCCTGGGACGACGTGGTGCTGCGCGAGGCCCTGCTGCGCGAGCATTATCGCGGCGGGCAGACCTATTTCGTGGTGCCGCGCATCTCCGACATGGCGGACATGGAAGACTTCCTGCGCGAGAAAGTGCCCGAGGTTCGCTTCATCTCCGCGCACGGACAGATGTCCGCCAGCGAAGTCGAGGAGCGCATGTCTGCCTTCTACGAGCGCCGGTATGACGTGCTGCTCTCCACCACCATCGTGGAAAGCGGCCTCGACATCCCCAGCGCGAACACGATCATCATCCACCGCGCGGACCGGTTCGGCCTTGCCCAGCTCTATCAGCTGCGCGGCCGCGTCGGCCGGTCCAAGACCCGCGCTTATGCCTATATGACGACGCCCGCCGACCGGGTGATGACCGAGACGGCGGACAAGCGGCTCAAGGTCCTCTCCGACCTCGACACGCTGGGCGCGGGCTTCCAGCTCGCCAGCCACGATCTCGACATTCGCGGCGCGGGCAATCTGGTGGGAGACGAACAGTCCGGCCACATCAAGGAAGTCGGCTTCGAGCTCTATCAGTCGATGCTGGAAGACGCGATCATGGAGGCCAAGGCGCAGGGCGCGAAGATGCCGCTCGCCCGGCAGGACTGGTCGCCCCAGATCAATGTCGAGGCGCCGATCCTGCTGCCCGAGGACTATGTGCCGGACCTCGACCTGCGCATGGGGCTCTATCGCCGCATCAACGAGCTGGAGGACAAGGCCGAGATCGAGGCGTTCGCCGCCGAGCTTATCGATCGCTTCGGCCCGCTGCCCGACCCGACCCGCAATCTGCTCACGTTGATCGAGGTGAAGCTCAATTGCCGCACCGCCGGCATTTCCCGCATGGACATCGGCCCGCGCGGCGCGCTGGTCTCGTTCCACAACGACCAGTGTCCCAATCTCGCCGGCCTGCTCGGCTATGTGCAGAAGATCGGCCAGATCGCCAAGCTCCGCCCGGACAGCAAGCTGGTCATCCAGCGGGTATGGGGCGATCCCAAGGCGCGACTCAACGGGGCGCTGAAACTCAGCCAGGGGCTGGCAAAGGCAATCGGCTGAGCCGTGGAGGAAGGATGGGCGCGATGATCTCCATGGCGAACATGCTCTCATGATCGGCGCGATCGCGCTGCTCTGCCTGTGCCAGCTCGCGGGCGAGATCATCCACCGGCTGAGCGGCCTGCCCCTGCCCGGCCCGGTGATCGGCATGGTGCTGCTGCTCGGCTGGTTCGCCCTGATGCCGCGCGAGCGCCCGACGCTCAGCGCCGTCACGGGATGGCTCACTGCGCATCTCTCGATCATGTTCGTGCCGGCCGCGGTGGGCCTGGTCGAGCAAGGGCCGCTTCTCGCCCGTTACGGGCCCGCACTGGTCGTCGCGACGATGATCTCCACGCTGCTCACCCTGATCGTGGCGGTGACCGTCTTCCGCCTCGCCGCGCGGCGCATCCCGGCGAAGGACGAGGCACCATGAGCGCCATCCTCGCGATTCCGATCTTCTGGCTCGTCGCCACGCTCATCGTCTTCGAAGGCGCGGACATCCTCTCGCGGCGCAGCGGGCGGCATCCGCTCTGTCACCCCGTGCTGCTCGCGACTCCGGCGCTCATCGGCCTGCTGCTGGCGACCGGAACGCCTTATCCCGCCTATCGGGAGTCCACTGCCCTGCTGAACTTCCTGCTTGGCCCGGCGGTGGTGGGCCTTGCCGTGCCGATCTGGAAACAGCGGCGCCTGATCCGGCGGCTCGCAAAGCCGCTCGCCTTGGCCCTCCTTGCTGGCGCAGCGACGGCCATCACCAGCGTGGTGAGTATCCTGTGGTTGTTCGGCGCGCCGCCGGAAATCCTCGCCTCCGCCGCGCCGCGCGCGACGACGACGCCGGTCGCCATCGAGATGGCGGCGCAGCTTGGCGGCATACCGGCTCTGACGACCGCCATCGTCCTGTGCTCTGGTATCCTGGGTGCGATGATCGCAACGCCGATATTCGATGCGCTGAAGATCTCAGACTTCCGGGCGCGCGGCTTTTCGGTGGGCATTTCCGCGCATGGACTCGGGGCAGCGCGCGCCTTTCAGGTCAATTCCACGGCCGGCGCGTTCGCCAGTCTGGGCATGGCCCTGAATGCCGTCGCGACCTGCGTGATGCTGTCACTCATCGCCTTACTGGTCTGAACGCCTTGTTCCTGCGGCCCAAGGCTTTAAGAGCGGGCCCGTGAGCAATACCATCATCATCGGCAACGACCCTGCCGGCGCGCCGGTGCGCATCGACATCGAGGAACTGCTGGCGACCCGGCTGCTCGTGCAGGGCAATAGCGGCTCGGGCAAATCCCACCTGCTGCGGCGATTGCTGGAGCAGAGCGCCGCGCTCGTCCAGCAGGTGGTGATCGATCCGGAAGGCGACTTCGTCACGCTGGCTGCGCCTTTCGGGCATGTCGTGATCGACGGCGCGGCTTATGGCAGCGCCGAACTGGCCGAGCTGGCCGCGCGGATTCGCCGCCACCGCGCCTCGGTCGTTCTGGCGCTCGACGGGCTCGACCTGGAAGCGCAGATGCGCTGCGCGGCGCAGTTCCTCTCCGCCATGTTCGACGCACCGCGCGACCAGTGGTTCCCCGCGCTCGTCGTGGTCGATGAAGCGCAGATGTTCGCGCCGGCCGCTGCCGGGGACGTGAGCGACGAGGCGCGCCGGCTCTCGCTGGCAGCCATGACCAACCTCATGTGCCGGGGCCGCAAGCGCGGACTGGCGGGCGTCATCGCGACGCAGCGCCTCGCCAAGCTCGCCAAGAATGTCGCGGCCGAAGCCTCGAACTTCTTGATGGGCCGGACGTTCCTGGACATCGACATGCTGCGCGCGGCGGACCTGCTCGGCATGGAACGGCGGCAGGCAGAACAGATCCGCGACCTGGAGCGCGGCCATTTCCTGGCGCTGGGCCCGGCCATCACCCGCCGCCCGATCGCCGCGCGGATCGGCCCGGCGCAGACGGCGCCGCGCACGTCGATCAGCGGCCTCATCCCGCCGCCCGAGGCGCCGGCACAGGACATGTTCGCGCTCCTCCACGCCGACCTGCAGGATGACACGCCGCCGCCCACCCGGCCCGCCCCGCCGCCGCCGGAAAAGCTCGACAGCCTGATCGACCGCATATCATCGCCGCAAGCGCCGGACCTGCCCGCCGGCGCGCCGTCTGCCCCGGCCCCCGCCGAGACGCTCTCAAGGGAAGAGATGGACGCGGCGCTGGATGACATCCTTGCCGAGATGATCCAGGACGACGAAGCGCCCTATCGGCCCGCAGCCGTGACCTATCAGGATTTCACCGTCCGCTGCCGCATGCTGCGCCTTCCCGCCAACAGCCTGAGCCTTGCGGGTTTCCGGCGACGTTTCGCGATGGCGCTCGGCGGCTTCAACGGCTCGGGAGAGCAGAGCGAGGCCGAACAGGCCGTGCTCGACCTCGCCCGGGCCGTGCCGGACGATCTGTTGGCCCCCTTCCTGTGCATCGCGCGCGCTGCGATCGACCAGCAAAGCTGCCCCAACGACGAGCAGCTCGCCCATATCTACGGCACCCGCAGCCCCGGCCGCGTCCGTCGGATGCTGGAGCATCTCGAGAAAAGCGGGTTCATCGTGCTACGGACCGACTTTGGCGGGCGCCGCTCGGTCGGCCTGCCCGGCCTCAACCTCTCCACCGCGCCGCAGGAAGCATGAGCGCGATGCTGGCCGATCCGGCGGCCCTGCTGCGCAGCGTCTTCGGGTTCGAGGGCTTCCGGGGCGTGCAGGCGCAGGTCGTGGAGCGCGTGCTGGCCGGCAAGGCGACGCTGGCCATCATGCCGACCGGGGCAGGCAAGTCGCTCTGCTACCAGTTGCCGGCCGTGGCGCTGCCGGGCTGCTGCGTGGTGATCTCGCCGCTCATCGCCCTGATGCACGACCAGCTCCGCTCCGCCCGCGCGCTGGGCATTCGCGCCGCGAGCCTCACCTCGGTGGACAGCGACTGGCGCGAGACGCAGGATCGGCTGCGCGCGGGCGAGCTGGACCTGCTCTATGTCGCGCCCGAGCGCGCCTCGGGCACGGGCTTCCGCACCCTGCTGGAAAGCGCGCGCATCAGCCTGTTCGCCATCGACGAAGCGCATTGCGTCTCCGAATGGGGGCATGACTTCCGCCCGGACTATCGCCTGCTGCGGCCGCTGCTCGATGCTTTCCCGGACGTGCCGCGCCTCGCGCTCACCGCCACGGCGGACCGGCACACGCGCGACGACATTCTCGCGCAGCTCGGCATCCCGCCCGAAGGCCTCATCATCTCGGGCTTCGACCGGCCCAATATCCGCTACGCCGTCCAGCCGCGCGACGGGTTGCAGCGCCAGCTCCAGGACGTGCTGGCGGCCAACAGCGGACCGGGCATCATCTATGCGCCGACTCGTGCCGCCACCGAGCAGCTCGCGCAGGGACTGGCCCGGGGCGGACGCACGGTGCTGCCTTATCATGCCGGGCTCTCCAGCGAGGTTCGCGCCGCCAACCAGTCCGCCTTCCTCGCCAGCGAGGACATGGTGATGGTCGCCACGGTCGCGTTCGGCATGGGCATCGACAAGCCGGACGTGCGTTTTGTCGTCCATGCCGGCCTGCCCAAGTCCATCGAGAGCTATTATCAGGAAAGCGGACGCGCCGGCCGCGACGGGGAGCCCGCCATCGCGCTGCTGTTGTGGGGCGCGGAGGATTTCGTCCGGGCCCGCCAGCGGATCGCGGAAGTGGAGCCTGCCCGGCAGTCGGGCGAACGCGCCCGCATCGCCTCGCTTGGCGCACTGGTCGAGACGGCGGGGTGCCGCCGCGCGGTCCTGCTGCGGCATTTCGGCGAGACGCCGCCGCCGCAGTGCGGGAACTGCGACAATTGCCTTGAGCCGCCCGCATGCATGGACGTGACGGAAACCGCGCAGAAGCTGCTCTCCGCCGTCCACCGCACGGGCCAGTCCTTCGGCCTGGGCCATCTCGAAGCCGTGCTCACCGGCAAGAGCAACGAGCGCATCGTCCAGCGCGGGCACGACGCCCTCTCGGTGTTCGGCATCGTCGGGCGGGAGGAAGCGCCGCTCATCAAGCCGGTGGCCCGCGCCCTTCAGGTGCTCGACGCGCTCACGGCCAATGACCATGGCGGGCTCGCCTTCGGCCCGGCGGCGCGCGATTATCTGCGCGGCGAGGAGAAAGTGAGCCTCGTCCTGCAACCGGCAAAAGCCCGGGGCCGCAAGCGCGCCTCAGGCGGGCAGGACGTGAACGACCC
Proteins encoded:
- a CDS encoding PilZ domain-containing protein produces the protein MTLEAPRIAPDMPRQRRETTRDLVDFPTSIERGEIRLDVRLIDVSARGFHARCSDARFVRGEAVSVWLPQCGLVQARVMWGLRGCFGAQFMVPIDPRTYPDILAALRAPADKAQGALPG
- the recG gene encoding ATP-dependent DNA helicase RecG: MRPDILNPLFTESTALKGVGHVLARPLERLGLTRAVDLAFHLPVSWIERQRVHRLADAETGRMVGVVLTAQDYRASGSARAPFRIRAVDAAGDVVSIVYFGKNSGWPRKLFPLGEPRFVSGRLDRFGDELQIVHPDHVVPPEEAAGIADREPVYGLSEGITNGRMRELVVQALARAPQLPEWIEPGLRARKQWPAWHEALAAAHHDPAAQAARTRLAYDEIFASQLALMLLRASTRRRRGVPVAGDRRLRDKLALPFSPTGAQRRAFAEIEGDMAQPVPMLRLLQGDVGSGKTLVALMALLNAVEASGQAAFLAPTEILARQHFASLQSMLAGLPVNVALLTGRDKGKARESTLMGLADGSIHILVGTHAIFQEAVSYRNLVLTVIDEQHRFGVSQRLMLTAKAERTPHLLVMTATPIPRTLTLTQYGDMDVSRLDEMPPGRQQIDTRVISDARIDEVVAAVGRHVDAGRQAYWVCPLVEQSEDGDEAAAEVRAAGLRARFGADKVGVVHGRMPGAEKDAVMEAFASGRLSLLVATTVIEVGVDVPNATLMVIEAAERFGLAQLHQLRGRVGRGDQRSFCMLLHGQTLSETARARLSLMRETGDGFRIAEEDLRLRGAGELLGTRQSGEQRFRLATPEQIQALLPAAHDDARLLMDRDGGLDSERGQAARTCLYLFERDAAIALLSSG
- a CDS encoding succinate dehydrogenase assembly factor 2; translated protein: MTDESRLRRMKFRAWHRGTKEADLMIGGFFDTHAAGWNSDQIDWFEQILEEDDVDIMAWALGTLPCPPEFEGSMMQAMRALDYIPIAK
- the mfd gene encoding transcription-repair coupling factor, translating into MTDIQRILSARAPLTLSGVPNGFLPVLLADLARAAKGRLCFIAPDAQAMDAIEQSVGYFAPEMAVVRIPAWDCLPYDRASPSLRAASERLAGLQALQAPLKGPQLVLTTLSAVTQKTLTPFRIRQMVARLAPGERIAIDRLVALLQSNGYVRTDTVHDAGEYAVRGGIVDLFPSGEPGPLRLDFFGDEIETLRRFDPSTQRTIGAVPGFMLLPASEALLDEESIKRFRSRYREMFGATATGDPLYQAVSDGRRLAGMEHWLPLFEERLVPLFEHLADDTLWLRDGGVASAADSRFEAIRDYHANRVNAAGASPGSYRPLPPEHLYLAGEQWADAIAALPIHATSSFHEPESASVLDFAVDSARDFAPERAQNANVYEAVGRHLEQAGRKGRKRIIASYSAGARERLTGLLADHGVKRLTIVDSWQEAQGTAAGGAVALAVLPLDHGFATAELEVLTEQDMLGDRLVRRTKRRKSADAFLAELATLSPGDLVVHADHGIGRYEGLTSIPVGKEPHDCVELHYAGGDKLYVPVENLDVLSRYGSGEEGVSLDKLGGEAWQRRKARMKERIREIAGELLATAAQRALRPAPVFERESAGYPAFVDRFPYEETEDQDRAIADVLEDLAAGRPMDRLVCGDVGFGKTEVALRAAFVTAMAGAQVALICPTTLLARQHHLNFEERFRGFPLKIGRLSRLVGTNETKATKEGLADGSIDIVIGTHALLAKGLTFKRLGLVIVDEEQRFGVTHKERLKQLKADVHVLTLTATPIPRTLQMAMSGLRELSVIQTPPVDRLAVRTYVMPWDDVVLREALLREHYRGGQTYFVVPRISDMADMEDFLREKVPEVRFISAHGQMSASEVEERMSAFYERRYDVLLSTTIVESGLDIPSANTIIIHRADRFGLAQLYQLRGRVGRSKTRAYAYMTTPADRVMTETADKRLKVLSDLDTLGAGFQLASHDLDIRGAGNLVGDEQSGHIKEVGFELYQSMLEDAIMEAKAQGAKMPLARQDWSPQINVEAPILLPEDYVPDLDLRMGLYRRINELEDKAEIEAFAAELIDRFGPLPDPTRNLLTLIEVKLNCRTAGISRMDIGPRGALVSFHNDQCPNLAGLLGYVQKIGQIAKLRPDSKLVIQRVWGDPKARLNGALKLSQGLAKAIG
- a CDS encoding CidA/LrgA family protein; amino-acid sequence: MIGAIALLCLCQLAGEIIHRLSGLPLPGPVIGMVLLLGWFALMPRERPTLSAVTGWLTAHLSIMFVPAAVGLVEQGPLLARYGPALVVATMISTLLTLIVAVTVFRLAARRIPAKDEAP
- a CDS encoding LrgB family protein produces the protein MSAILAIPIFWLVATLIVFEGADILSRRSGRHPLCHPVLLATPALIGLLLATGTPYPAYRESTALLNFLLGPAVVGLAVPIWKQRRLIRRLAKPLALALLAGAATAITSVVSILWLFGAPPEILASAAPRATTTPVAIEMAAQLGGIPALTTAIVLCSGILGAMIATPIFDALKISDFRARGFSVGISAHGLGAARAFQVNSTAGAFASLGMALNAVATCVMLSLIALLV
- a CDS encoding helicase HerA domain-containing protein, with protein sequence MSNTIIIGNDPAGAPVRIDIEELLATRLLVQGNSGSGKSHLLRRLLEQSAALVQQVVIDPEGDFVTLAAPFGHVVIDGAAYGSAELAELAARIRRHRASVVLALDGLDLEAQMRCAAQFLSAMFDAPRDQWFPALVVVDEAQMFAPAAAGDVSDEARRLSLAAMTNLMCRGRKRGLAGVIATQRLAKLAKNVAAEASNFLMGRTFLDIDMLRAADLLGMERRQAEQIRDLERGHFLALGPAITRRPIAARIGPAQTAPRTSISGLIPPPEAPAQDMFALLHADLQDDTPPPTRPAPPPPEKLDSLIDRISSPQAPDLPAGAPSAPAPAETLSREEMDAALDDILAEMIQDDEAPYRPAAVTYQDFTVRCRMLRLPANSLSLAGFRRRFAMALGGFNGSGEQSEAEQAVLDLARAVPDDLLAPFLCIARAAIDQQSCPNDEQLAHIYGTRSPGRVRRMLEHLEKSGFIVLRTDFGGRRSVGLPGLNLSTAPQEA
- the recQ gene encoding DNA helicase RecQ, translated to MLADPAALLRSVFGFEGFRGVQAQVVERVLAGKATLAIMPTGAGKSLCYQLPAVALPGCCVVISPLIALMHDQLRSARALGIRAASLTSVDSDWRETQDRLRAGELDLLYVAPERASGTGFRTLLESARISLFAIDEAHCVSEWGHDFRPDYRLLRPLLDAFPDVPRLALTATADRHTRDDILAQLGIPPEGLIISGFDRPNIRYAVQPRDGLQRQLQDVLAANSGPGIIYAPTRAATEQLAQGLARGGRTVLPYHAGLSSEVRAANQSAFLASEDMVMVATVAFGMGIDKPDVRFVVHAGLPKSIESYYQESGRAGRDGEPAIALLLWGAEDFVRARQRIAEVEPARQSGERARIASLGALVETAGCRRAVLLRHFGETPPPQCGNCDNCLEPPACMDVTETAQKLLSAVHRTGQSFGLGHLEAVLTGKSNERIVQRGHDALSVFGIVGREEAPLIKPVARALQVLDALTANDHGGLAFGPAARDYLRGEEKVSLVLQPAKARGRKRASGGQDVNDPIFEALRACRRDLAKEAGVPPYVIFHDSTLHEMARIRPKSLRDMGLVSGVGERKLDAYGAAFLEAIRRFG